TCGATCTGGTGATCCTCAACGCTGGCACCTGTGAGTACCTCAATGACGGCGCACTTGATATGGCGTTGATCAACAGGGTGATGTCGGTGAATTTCACTGGCACCCTGCAGGCTGCCGCGTTGGCACTGTCACTGTTGAAGCATGCTTCACAACCGGCGTTGTATGTAGTGAGCAGTCAGGTCACCACGCTGGCGCTGACCCGCTCCGGAGCCTATGGCGCCTCCAAGGCTGCATTGGAATATTTCTGCCGCTGCCTGCGCATTGACCTGCTGCCTGCCGGTATCTTTGTCGGCATCATCCGACCCGGTTTTGTGAAAACACCGCTGACCGACCGCAACGATTTTTCCATGCCGTGGCTGTGGACTGCTGAAAAAGCCGCGCGCCATATCCTGCGCGGCATTGACCGTCGCCGTGCAGAAATGACTTTCCCGCTGGCACTGCATGCCCTGTTGTCGCTGCTGGCCTGCCTGCCACACACCCGGTGGGCATCGCTGGCGCAATCGATGAGAAAACCTGCGGAGAATGCACACTGATGAAAATCGCGATTATCGGTACCGGCATCGCCGGCCTCACCGCCGCCTACCTGCTCAACCGAAAGCACGACATCACCGTGTTTGAAGCCGGCAGTACGATTGGCGGCCACACCGCCACTGTCGATATCACCATGCCGGACGGCGAACAGCAGGCCATCGACACCGGTTTTATTGTCTACAACGAATGGACGTACCCGAATTTCATCAAGCTGTTGTCACAACTCGGTATCACCGGCCAGCCGACCGAGATGTCGTTCAGTGTGCGTGACGCGCGCAGCAGTCTGGAATATGGCGGCAACAACCTCAATACCTTGTTC
The DNA window shown above is from Cellvibrionales bacterium and carries:
- a CDS encoding SDR family NAD(P)-dependent oxidoreductase, producing the protein MSARFAQFLSQPRTAWITGASSGIGRELALQLAQAGHRVVISARNAEALQAMATQYPQQLLPLPVDIADNSAMAEASAQLAALAPALDLVILNAGTCEYLNDGALDMALINRVMSVNFTGTLQAAALALSLLKHASQPALYVVSSQVTTLALTRSGAYGASKAALEYFCRCLRIDLLPAGIFVGIIRPGFVKTPLTDRNDFSMPWLWTAEKAARHILRGIDRRRAEMTFPLALHALLSLLACLPHTRWASLAQSMRKPAENAH